The Anabrus simplex isolate iqAnaSimp1 chromosome 6, ASM4041472v1, whole genome shotgun sequence genome includes the window AGAACAACAGGACTATTGCGACCAACTGAATTGCTAGAATTTTTAGGACTAAAGGAATTATTGGGACCGATTGGACTGAAGCTGCCCCGTGGGCTGAGTGGACTGTTGTTACTCATTGGACTAGAAGATCTGAAACTGCTGAAGGTATTACTTCTGCTAGTAATTGGGCTATTACTATTAGAAGTACTATGTCTGTAAGCAGCAGGACTGAAACTTTGGGAAACACTACTTCTGTCAGCAACAGAGCTGTAGCTACTTGGCCCACCAGGAGAGCTGTATGAGCTTCTGTAGCTAATAGTACTACTAGCAGGACTGTATTGATTACTTGAATTGCTTACAGTACTACTATTTGGGCTATACGTCGAGCTCTGGTTAGTATCCGTGGAATCACTTCTTGGACTAGTGAATTCAAAGCGAGTTCCGTCGGAATGTGCTGGTTCCGGAGAGAACACAGGGTACGGAGAGCTCACTAGCTCGTTTATCAGTTCAGCGTAGCCGTCTTTGGAGTTCTCGTTGGTGAAAGATGCCTGCGATTCCTGTGTTCGAGGCTTTGGCGGTGGAGGAAGAGGTTTAGTGGGCTGTGGACGCGGCGGTGGACTGACGGAACGCTTGCGGGCTATAGCAGGGGTATGGTTTGGTACGAAGTCTTTCTGGCCAGGATAACGAACAAGACGTCTGCTTTGTTTAGCAACAGACACCTGTTCTTCTATCTTCTCCTTCTTTCGACTTTCTTCCTCTGACAACTTCTCGATGAGTTGCGTGGTCCAAGAAACTCGGTGAGCCTTTTTCACTTCCTCAGTATCTTTAGGCGTGTCTACTACAGTTccaattattttatgattatgaagCTCTGGTGCTTTATCAGATTCCTTTTTCACACTTTCTGAGTTCAACTTCTTTTCTAGTCCTTGTTGCAGATTATGTTTTGTggaattagtaccaccatgtgctTTCCTTTCCAATTCGGAACTTTTTTCAGTGGTATTTTTATCTTTCTCCCCTCTTGGACTCTCTTTAGAACCTTCAAGAATATCCCCTAGAAAATATCTTATTTTTTGTTGTTCCTGCGAGACGGATATTCGTGTTACTTTCCTAGGGGAGTCAGGAAACGAGGAATTATTAATTGGTTCTTCCTTAGACAATTGTGAGAAGGTGTTTCCCACTGGATCTGTTTTCTGAGTGGATTCTGAATCAACCGAATCAATAAATTTCCCTCCGTTGGATAACTCTGTTGTTGTACTCTTGGCCTGAATGTCTTTTCTGGTTGAATCCGGCAACGAAGTATCTCGCTCTGAAAAATCGCGTGTAGAATTAACTTGAGAACTTTTAGGTGCGTTTCTATCTGGCCTCTGTTGGATTTCTGGAAGTGTACTATCTTCACGCGAGTCCTTCCTTGATGACTCCGGAAGAGTACGGTCTTCACAAGACTGCTTACTTGATGCTTCACGGGAGTCCCTACTTGGTGAGTCTGGTGAAACAACTCCTTTCATCGAATGCTTAGTCGATGAAGCTGATAAAATTTTGTCTTGAACTTCTACCTTTTCTGGTACTTCAGGCTCGGTATAAACAGCCGAGACTTGCTCAGGTTTTACAGCTACTGACTCCGACAGGGAGGAGCCTGGGCTTTGCACAGAGGTACTGTTTACAAGAAGAGTCTGCTGCACAGTAGTGACGACCCTAGCAGCGGGGTACAAAGGCGTGTGTGATGTGTAACTACTTCGAAGAGTTTCCACAGTAGCGGGGTGTAGCTTCGTGGACAGATTCTGTTGCAAACGTTCTATGAATGACTGGCTATGAGATAAGCGATCCGAGGCAGACTGTTCCCCTTGCAGATTGCTCACGATACTTTGCACAGAGGAACGCTTCACTCTCTCGCTGCTCTGGCGCTGAAACGACGAATAACCGGTCCGAGATGTTGAAGGAGACGACGGAGATGACGATGCCATGCCCCCACTAGTAGGGAGGCGTTCTGGCGTCGTGGCGCTGGTGTTCATGGCAGAAGATCAGTGCCTGAAACGAAATAAAGAACATTCTCATCAGACATGGGTCTTATACAGCACAAATACCGGTTGTATTTATTGGACTAGAGATACAAAATGCTCATAAAATCTCATAAGGTACCGAGCGCTATGCTTTGTACCTCGTAATATGTCTGTAACAGAACTTCATACacatacacttttttttttgctagttgttttacgttgcaccgatacagataggtcttatggtgacgatgggacagggaagggctatgagttggaaggaagcgaccgtggccttaatccagttatagccccagcattttcctggtatgaaaatgggaaaccacggataatcatcttcagggctgccgacagtggggttcgaacctactatctcccgaatactggatactggccgtacttaagcgactgcagctattgaacttGGTCATACAaaagtataatagtaataataataataataataataataataataataataataataataataataataataataataataataataatagtgacgtGAAAATACGGCATATCCTGTATTTAGTCTACCCTACTTACTTTTAACCTGCGTGTCATCTACCAGTAACACCAAAAACTCAAACTTGGTGTAACCGTGAATGAGATTTATTCTATTGTATCACCTGCAAGTAGCCTACATTTCTTGCACCATACTGCACGCTATCTAGCAAGAATTTATGGAACGCTATATTGCCACGATAAATTCCTTTAGGGGACTGGTAGGTTACCCTGTTTATCTGCATTATTAAGATGGCTCTAACTGTGCCCTATCAGCAGCCTGCCTGCTGCCTATAAGAAGGCGATCCAGTGACACAGTGGTCGTCTTCTCGGCCCTCCCTTCGTGTGCAACAGAACTCACAAACGTCGCAAGGCTGGCTGCTGGCAAAGTGAGGGCAAACTTCATATAAATACCCCTACGTTCGACACGACAAGTGATTACCGTGGTTCTAAGAGGCCGAAAAACGTTGTGAAAAAACGAATAATGATGAGATAAGCACCACGGCACTACGGTCCTGATGGGATTTGGCATACCAAGCTACCGCTGCccagcccagaggcctgcagattacgagaaaaCGCCTGATCAGCGTAATTAATTCACTCGTGTATTATTCTTGGCTTCCGacacctgggccgctatctcaccagcagacagctcctcaattattattctcacgtaggctgagtggtcctcaaaCAAGCCCACAGATTCACGCAAATACCCCTGAGTGttagccaggaatcgaaaccgagtAAGAGTTAGGCTTACTACCTTTAGTCTTCGGggcccaataataataacaataataataataataataataataataataataataataataataataataataataatatgaagaattaTTAAAAGGGGATCGTTTTCTCTCTTTTGTTTCcgttaaaacaataaccatcaacACCAAGAAATAGATTACGAACATATTTACTGTAAAAATCAACTACATAGACAGATATCGAGCCCGTGACCTCAGGATCAAAAGTGGGACATATTTCTTTCTTCCACTTAGGGAGTTCAACCCTTCAATGGAACAGCAATAACAAGGAGGCTGTAGGGTTCAGCGATAAAGGAAGTAAGGTATTTCTCCGTTCGCCTCGCACATTTTTGAGGTAACAACGATTCTTCGATCAGGGTACAGAGCTGACTACCGAATCATAAATCTGAAACTCATATCCAATACTATATAATCTGGTCATGTGTTAAGAGAAACCACGTCATGAATATGCAGACCAGAGTTTTCTAGCTAAGTAAACGAGGTATCCAGCAATTATAGAGTACTGATTTGCCTGCTGGTATCTGAACGGTTCCTGGAAGTCTTAATATTGCAGAATTAGAGGCAGAGTAGATGAGGATGAGCTTTTGTGACGATCGTGCACTTGCGGCATCTTATTaactacagaaataataataataataataataataataataataataataataataataataataataataataataataatggcagatgACCTCAACATTGCCCGTCTCCAGGCTGAATCGTTAGGAAAAGTAGTAGAAGGCGTTCCCTGAATTTCCTattaaaaaactgaggtaatgatGTCTGACAACCGTAATATCCAATTTCACGATATCAAATATAGAAAAATCGaacaaaaacattattttaaagtattttgGGGAAATAATTTCCCTTAATGCACCACAGAAAGAGGCTCTAAAACATGGGGTCATAGTTACGGAAACtcttttcacctctgtaaacccaCTTATCAGTCTAAGTAGATCTCATGGCAAGCCAGATACCGCCACTACACAAGAGCAGTATGACCTGAAGCCTTATATGCCACCGAGTGTCGCAATTCTAAGGGCGAATATCGCAACACTTCGGAAACAGCGACGTTTGTGAACTGTTCACGTACTTCTGTGGTAAAGATGTATCGTGAGCGGACGAATGGCACCATTAGGAATGACTGTCAAGGAAACTGCGGAGCTCCACGCACCATTGATGTCCGAGGTAAATGAAATGACGtaccggtatggcttttagtgccgggagtgaccaaggacaagttcggctcgccagatgcaggtcttttgatttgacgcccgtagactacctgcgcgtcgtgatgaggatgaaatgatgataaagaagacacattcacccagcccccgtgtcagtaaaattaaccaagtatggttgaatttcccgactctgccgggaatcaaacccgggacccctgtgacgaaaggtcagcacgctaaccatttagtcatggagacggACGATGTCCGAGGTGAACGCTGACTACGACGGTGCTTGAAGGCCCACCAACAGGTTACAGTGGAACAGCTCACCGTCGAAATGAACCACGGGCTATCCAGACATATTTCTATAACAACAGTTAATGGGGCTCCGGAGCAGATGGAGGGCGACTGAAACCATGCTAACACACGTGCATCGAGGAAAACGACCGGAATATGCTCGACGGCATAGCGACTGGTACTCTTCTCATGGGCGAAGTGTAGCCTTCTCCGAGTCACATTTTCAGCTGCATAGAACGGACGGACGTCAGCGTATCGGCGAGAAACGTGGAGAACCAACACTTTGCAACTCCACTGCTGGACGcaaacagtgttttttttttttttttttgctagttgctttacgtcgcaccgacacatataggtcttatggcgacgatgggacaggaaaagcctaagagtgggaaggaagcggccgtggccttaattaaggtacagcctggtgtgaaaatgggaaaccacggaaaaccatattcagggctgccgacagtggggttcgaacccactatctcccgatgcaaactcacagctgcgcgaccctaactgcatggccaactcgcccggtgcacacaGTGGTATTGTCTGGCCAATGTTCTCGCATCATTCTCTCGGTCTCATCATCCGTGTGGAAGGCACTCTTGATCGATTTGGTTCTTGAATCCATCCTCGGTGATCACGTCGAGCCGTTCATGATAGTTGTCTTTCCGCGAGAGGATACTATATTCCAGCACAATAATGCACCTTGACATATGACTAGAAGTGTCCGCACATGACCGGAACAGCACGATCAAGATTTCGAAGGTATTCCCTGGCTCCTAAACAATCCAACTGAACATCTGTGGGACCGCCTCGAACGTCCTGCTCGCCACGCACCCTTCATTGTGGAGAAACATGGCTCCAGATATCCGTGGAGACCTATTAGCACCTGACAGTCATTGCCAGCACGTCTAGCTGCTCTCCGTTTTGCGAAGGGCCGTTACTCTGTATACTAGGAGGTGGTCATAGTAATGTTATTTCATGGTGTAATTAGTGCTGAAGTGACTCGCTTACAGGCAGTTTTGGGGAAATTCTTAAACCGCCGACTCACGGGCAGTCAGTCGTCGCCCTACTATTCCTAAAATAGCGGTTTGGATTCCCACTGAGTTCGGTGACGTTTAAGGGTTTTTGACTGCGAGAAATTCATGTCATTGACTTCAGTACGTTCAGAAACACAGAAACACAAAATTCCAACGTTACAACGTCTCTTCAGAACCTATAGGAAgtggacggacgttaaacaaatagcattcttttaaaaatcaaaaataagaattaaataatGACATCATCATATATAAAATGTgtattttcaagttttaaaaacTTGCTTGTTTTCCTAAATATTATGCAGGATAAAATCACGTGAATTATCATTTAAGTGTGAATTTCAGAGCTGTTTGAATATTCCTTGTTTATATTTCATAATGTTCGATTACTTGCTAACTGATTTGACTTACTGTTGTAAAAGTCACTGTCTTCATTGCGATTGATAAACCCATTAAAACCGGACAGGTTTTTAGAAGAGAGTAAGTAATTTATGTTAATTTAGTTTCTGCGAGGTCAATAAACATAAAGTAGGTATATACACTCAGAGCCAATGGCTTCATGCAACACCGTCACGACCATTCCAGGACCATCTGCAACTCTCAAACAACGGAAATCAACAGAGACTTCCGTATGCTGCTGTCTCTACGTCGTAACCTGATCAAGCGATGTCACTAAGGAAGATGCGTGTTATAACGTAAGTGGGTCTGATGCAAAGATATCTCACGCCCCTAGTTTGAAGTAGAAACAATAGGACAAACATTTGGCATTTCTCAGGCTTTCAAAACATACAgggtactctgcgctacggcagctgcctcggcccaacttatgtcgcgcgcggccaccctgctttaagcgtgtttacaatcttatatgaaatcttactttgtaaaagatgctggaagtgtcagccttcataatgaggaacttcataaagCCATTAGGATAttttgcacaccaatagcgagactTAAGActcttcacacgaccattaagatgaaaccaggcctcatccgaaaagaacacaagctgtaggTCGAACACACGATCATTCAACGATGCAAGACACCACTCACAATGTCTTACTCTTGTGGCAGGATCAGCAGGTTTTacacaatgggcccgtgtaaacccccctgtgggtgggggcggtagaataacacccacagtatcccctgcctgtcgtaagaggcaactaaaaggggccctaggggctctgaactttggagcgtggattggcaactacggggcccttagctgagtcctgacattgctttcacttacttgtgccaggctcctcactttcatctatcctatccgacctcccttggtcaactcttgttcctttccgaccccgacgctattagcttttcgagggctagggagtctttcaccttcgcgcctttcgtggcccttgtcttcctttggccgatatcttcatttttcgaagtgtcggatcccttccatttttgcctctgattagtgttatatagaggatggttgcctagttgtacttcctcttaaaacaataatcaccaccaccggccCGTGCAAAGCTGTACAGGTTGATgagtaacagctttgtagctctgtgtgcagaagaaaccgaaacacctacttgttgtgctaactttgtgagtgatttattcggtgaccgttcaagattcgcaccaatgacATCTACGTCGTAACATGATCTCTGTTAAAATCGTTCGTGCGCGCGCATATTTTTATTGAgcagtagtttcaaatgtatttataaTTCCGTGGATCTGCTCGTGAAGGCGGCATTTCACCTGGAagttgctgaacaaatgcatcgcgtacacgtcgagccgactcgtacttaacataacattttacatacgaaaatacggtgttgcaattataactgtgtcatcatgttaacagctgaaattaACACGcgtaggctgcttgcaaggtctaGAACTATGCGCTCGCCTCCCGTACTcttgcttaggtctcggagagtagaaactccgctggacggtctgggtttataagcgaGACCCTATATGCATCCAGAGGTTTATTAGCACTCACTCTAGCGATGCATGAGGAGGAATTAAAGCACACTGAATACACTGAAATACACATGAAATTGGAAATTTTAGTTGATGTTACTGCTATTTTCTAATGGCAGATTCAGGATTAATTCCATTATCTCTGGCATTCCAATATATCTTCGAAAGAACGGACGAAACTGGATATATGAAGACATACTTTCTTtaaggtagtc containing:
- the LOC136875544 gene encoding serine-rich adhesin for platelets; protein product: MNTSATTPERLPTSGGMASSSPSSPSTSRTGYSSFQRQSSERVKRSSVQSIVSNLQGEQSASDRLSHSQSFIERLQQNLSTKLHPATVETLRSSYTSHTPLYPAARVVTTVQQTLLVNSTSVQSPGSSLSESVAVKPEQVSAVYTEPEVPEKVEVQDKILSASSTKHSMKGVVSPDSPSRDSREASSKQSCEDRTLPESSRKDSREDSTLPEIQQRPDRNAPKSSQVNSTRDFSERDTSLPDSTRKDIQAKSTTTELSNGGKFIDSVDSESTQKTDPVGNTFSQLSKEEPINNSSFPDSPRKVTRISVSQEQQKIRYFLGDILEGSKESPRGEKDKNTTEKSSELERKAHGGTNSTKHNLQQGLEKKLNSESVKKESDKAPELHNHKIIGTVVDTPKDTEEVKKAHRVSWTTQLIEKLSEEESRKKEKIEEQVSVAKQSRRLVRYPGQKDFVPNHTPAIARKRSVSPPPRPQPTKPLPPPPKPRTQESQASFTNENSKDGYAELINELVSSPYPVFSPEPAHSDGTRFEFTSPRSDSTDTNQSSTYSPNSSTVSNSSNQYSPASSTISYRSSYSSPGGPSSYSSVADRSSVSQSFSPAAYRHSTSNSNSPITSRSNTFSSFRSSSPMSNNSPLSPRGSFSPIGPNNSFSPKNSSNSVGRNSPVVLLNNIDSRHSSSSPVTLKQNNVSHYGNIDPRRTSSPIQPRGSKTDIGPIYNNVNPRRTDSPVVLRNASAENRTDNSRSVRDDENIYSNIIPREREVMAYNGPSGLDSPRSTKSDIGPVNRNALYTVVERSRTPKPGNQKRVSAPLSPQSTENISPITSYSTVDPRRAKSPINPRIVNKAGSPAGPHSPSSSNITDSPGSPTSSISPPGVYGSINQRRTSSGPRSPSDHLSPVTVHRASSPAGIRSSSVPSSPRHSGASPSMSERRSGGLRRLLSPFSGSQDQQRNSRKGERRSEEHRPLVGDSRVFPVQPKPVVETAFLSDSPVQQNQYNLSRSQGRSKSVSPSRGKARSSTPDTSLVLEERLHQIRRELSPSEQRPTENYYAGRRNDVRYQSLPVSSRGRPPSQRPIYQNWEKRYTPISVDLDRHVISGSPDIRQQLQHSQQQHGPLLIPAQQDTYGSPVLVRGVPQRGTVTCNSVQLRQKPIFKRGSLLGVSTAPLSPGADTGVPKRVSFTGSEPSAWPTRNGPAPQPPTRQHEAPHRPLPPIPYQQHYQSESESGSEAGEVQRILLRHSTGRILP